The following proteins are encoded in a genomic region of Channa argus isolate prfri chromosome 3, Channa argus male v1.0, whole genome shotgun sequence:
- the notum2 gene encoding carboxylesterase notum2 — protein MKILGHVAFLLLVGGIWCQNNRNTKASGKSTKKASGSQGGDAGQSSSVVDLTPTNTGNAGSTGSTRITGGTAEAGRDGATGARAAGQQTDDMRLHFLKNSQVTCNDGTVAGFYLKEFRGNRRWLLFLEGGWCCYSKETCDSRYQNIPRLMSSSGWPQTKRGTGILASRVEENPHWYNANIVFIPYCSSDVWSGTGLAPTPPPRPRPSREKERDRNANATEYVFMGSLIISEVIKDLIPKGIKQAKIVMLSGSSAGGTGVLLNIERVASQLEQLGAEAQVRGLVDSGWFLESKQQRSPNCPETVSCSPEDAIKIGLRLWNGVVPDRCRQLYKRGEEWQCFFGHKLYSTLTSPLFVVQWLFDEEQLRVENIYMGGQSLTEEQWLYIQNLGSELKNSLREVTAVFAPSCLSHTLITKSNWVSFQVKGTSLPRALHCWDRNLEATRNNRTPAKGCPFQLVDTCQWPQCNPTCPALVDQATQQELTLLQMLVAMGLDLQKLGLDPQGEGDSLASMVSNGG, from the exons ATGAAGATACTGGGCCATGTTGCTTTCTTGCTTTTGGTTGGTGGAATCTGGTGTCAGAACAACCGCAATACAAAAGCGAGTGGCAAGTCCACCAAGAAGGCTAGTGGGAGCCAAGGAGGTGATGCTGGCCAGTCTTCCTCTGTGGTTGATCTGACTCCTACAAACACTGGAAACGCTGGAAGCACTGGAAGCACCAGAATCACAGGAGGTACAGCTGAAGCAGGGCGGGATGGTGCCACAGGAGCTCGAGCGGCCGGGCAACAGACAGATGATATGAGGCTGCACTTCCTCAAGAACAGCCAAGTTACATGCAATGATGGAACAGTAGCTGG GTTTTACCTAAAAGAGTTCAGAGGAAACCGCCGATGGCTGTTATTTCTGGAGG gtgGTTGGTGCTGCTATAGCAAAGAGACTTGTGATTCCAGGTACCAAAATATCCCCAGACTAATGAGCTCATCAGGGTGGCCCCAAACAAAAAGAG GAACTGGAATATTAGCTTCTCGAGTGGAAGAAAACCCACACTGGTATAATGCAAACATTGT ATTCATCCCGTATTGTTCCAGTGATGTATGGAGTGGTACTGGACTTGCACCAACCCCTCCTCCGAGGCCACGAccaagcagagagaaagagagagataggaATGCAAATGCAA CTGAGTACGTCTTCATGGGATCCCTGATAATCAGCGAGGTTATCAAAGACCTCATCCCAAAGGGAATCAAGCAGGCCAAGATTGTCATGCTGTCAGGCTCAAG CGCTGGAGGAACAGGTGTATTGCTGAACATTGAGAGGGTGGCCAGTCAGCTGGAGCAGCTTGGTGCAGAGGCTCAGGTCCGAGGTCTGGTGGATTCTGGCTGGTTTCTAGAAAGTAAGCAGCAGAGATCACCCAACTGTCCTGAGACTGTTTCCTGCTCACCTGAAGATGCTATCAAGATAGGACTCAG GCTATGGAATGGGGTTGTGCCTGATAGATGCCGCCAGCTCTATAAGAGAGGGGAGGAGTGGCAGTGCTTCTTTGGACACAAACTATACTCTACATTGACCT CTCCCCTGTTTGTAGTCCAGTGGCTGTTTGATGAGGAGCAGCTGAGGGTGGAGAACATCTACATGGGTGGACAGAGTCTAACTGAGGAGCAGTGGCTGTACATACAGAACCTGGGCAGTGAGCTCAAGAACTCCCTGAGGGAAGTCAC GGCTGTATTTGCTCCCTCCTGTCTCTCCCACACATTGATTACCAAGAG TAACTGGGTAAGTTTCCAAGTTAAAGGCACTTCTCTCCCACGCGCCCTGCATTGCTGGGACAGGAATCTGGAGGCAACTCGCAACAACAGGACCCCTGCTAAAGGTTGCCCTTTTCAACTTGTGGACACCTGTCAGTGGCCCCAGTGCAACCCCACCTGCCCAGCCTTGGTGGACCAGGCCACCCAGCAGGAGCTCACCCTGCTCC
- the coq7 gene encoding 5-demethoxyubiquinone hydroxylase, mitochondrial isoform X2 produces MLHRILRVDHAGEYGANRIYAGQMAVLARSRSGPLIQEMWDQEKKHLEKFNELLAENRVRPTALLPLWNIAGFVLGASTALLGKEGAMACTVAVEESISEHYNSQIRALMEKDPERYTELLNVIKEFRDDEMDHHDTGLEHDAETLPGYWLLKNAIQLGCKAAIYVSQRI; encoded by the exons ATGCTGCACCGGATCCTGCGCGTGGACCACGCTGGTGAATACGGTGCCAATCGCATATACGCCGGCCAGATGGCAGTGTTGGCTCGATCCAGGTCCGGACCGCTCATCCAG gaaATGTGGGATCAGGAAAAGAAACACCTCGAGAAATTCAATGAACTTCTGGCAGAGAACAGAGTTCGGCCCACAGCACTGTTACCTCTCTGGAACATCGCTGGGTTTGTATTAG GGGCATCCACTGCACTGTTGGGAAAAGAGGGAGCAATGGCCTGCACTGTGGCGGTGGAGGAGAGTATCTCAGAGCACTACAACAGCCAGATAAGAGCTCTGATGGAGAAAGACCCAGAGAGATACACTGAACTATTAAAT GTAATAAAGGAATTCAGGGATGATGAGATGGACCATCATGATACAGGACTGGAACATGATGCTGAAACA ctaccAGGATACTGGCTCCTAAAAAATGCGATACAGCTAGGCTGCAAAGCTGCAATATATGTATCACAACGTATATAA
- the coq7 gene encoding 5-demethoxyubiquinone hydroxylase, mitochondrial isoform X1 — MQRATHTALCSWSEFVGPAMIRQCLRCRVPKQLSSRAYSVVPTPRDSEEKDMLHRILRVDHAGEYGANRIYAGQMAVLARSRSGPLIQEMWDQEKKHLEKFNELLAENRVRPTALLPLWNIAGFVLGASTALLGKEGAMACTVAVEESISEHYNSQIRALMEKDPERYTELLNVIKEFRDDEMDHHDTGLEHDAETLPGYWLLKNAIQLGCKAAIYVSQRI; from the exons ATGCAACGGGCCACACATACAGCGTTATGTAGTTGGTCTGAGTTTGTCGGTCCAGCTATGATTCGCCAGTGTTTAAGATGCAGAG TACCCAAGCAGCTGAGCTCACGTGCTTACAGTGTGGTACCGACTCCACGCGACAGTGAGGAGAAGGATATGCTGCACCGGATCCTGCGCGTGGACCACGCTGGTGAATACGGTGCCAATCGCATATACGCCGGCCAGATGGCAGTGTTGGCTCGATCCAGGTCCGGACCGCTCATCCAG gaaATGTGGGATCAGGAAAAGAAACACCTCGAGAAATTCAATGAACTTCTGGCAGAGAACAGAGTTCGGCCCACAGCACTGTTACCTCTCTGGAACATCGCTGGGTTTGTATTAG GGGCATCCACTGCACTGTTGGGAAAAGAGGGAGCAATGGCCTGCACTGTGGCGGTGGAGGAGAGTATCTCAGAGCACTACAACAGCCAGATAAGAGCTCTGATGGAGAAAGACCCAGAGAGATACACTGAACTATTAAAT GTAATAAAGGAATTCAGGGATGATGAGATGGACCATCATGATACAGGACTGGAACATGATGCTGAAACA ctaccAGGATACTGGCTCCTAAAAAATGCGATACAGCTAGGCTGCAAAGCTGCAATATATGTATCACAACGTATATAA